The Candidatus Bealeia paramacronuclearis DNA segment AGCTATTGTCTCAGAGGCTGTTTTGCTTGCGAGCTTAATCGCAACAGTATAGCGTGTCACTCGTTCATGAACCACCAGCATGTGCTGTGAGTTTCCTCGAAAAGACATCAGGTCCGCTTCCCAGTGACCCACTTCTTTTCGAGCCTCCACGACCTCAGGCCTGTCATGAATAGAGGTGCGATCAGGTATACGCCCTCTATGGACTCTTTTCCGTCGCCCTCTACGCGCATGGCAGCAAGGAAGAAACTTATAAAGAAAGGCCATTGCATAATTAATAAAAATTCCAACTGAGGTCCTGAAAAGCTAATTTTTGAGTTTTTTAAATTGAGGGGGATGATATTTTTCTTCGTCTCTTTGTTCTTTTTTTGCTCAAATACTCACTTAACTCGCCTGATTTATCCATAAGCAACCTTATTTGTGGCCTTTAAGAGGTTAAAGGCTATGGCTTTTAGGGCCATTTGTCCTTGAACTTTGGGTGTTGTAAAATAGGATGCTCTCGTGAATTTGAATTTTCGTTTTAAGGTTCCAAATCCTTGTTCCACCCTATATCGAATCTTCGAAATCATCCGGTTAAATACTTTTTGCCAATGGGTTAAGGGCTTATTTCTTTTCGCTTTCTCCATCAACCCGTTCTTAATCCCCTTAGACCTCAGCAAGTCTTTGTTTCCTTGGGAAGCATACCCTTTGTCTCCATAAAGCCTCTTATCTCGACGCTTCTTCACAACCTCTTCCAACTCTCTCACTTCAGAGACATGCGCAGGCGTCACGTGAACCTGATCAATATATCCGTCCTCCTGGTCAATGACCATAAAGCCTTTGTACCCAAAATAGCTCCGTTTCCCCTTCTTAAGCCATGTGGCATCTGGATCTTTGGAAAGGGTTACCTGCTCTTCAACAGCATATTCCTTGTCTTCTTCACGATCAACAGCCATCCCCTCCATTTCTTTCCGAGGACGTGCCGCTGATTCGATAAGCGTCGCATCTATAATCGCTCCTTGGGATTCTTTCACTTTTAATCCCTTTTGTTCTAGTTGATAATTGATCATTGCAAGGAGGTATTCCCAAAGGTTTTGACTGATCAACAAGTTGCGAAATCGACAGAGCGTCGTATGATCAGGCACCTTTTCCAACCCCGTGATGACCATAAAGTCCAACCGAACCCTCAAGGCTTCTTCCAACCCCTCATCGCTTAAGCTATGCCAAGCCTGCAAAATCAACGCCTTCAGTAAATTGACTGGTACGTACCCATTGGGGCCATAGCCAGATCTTCCTAGTTTCCCCATATTTTGCTTTACACTCTCCCAGTCGATAAGGCTAAAAGCTTGGATAAGTTGACTGTTCTTTAAACGCTCTCTGGCTTCACGATTTAAAAAGGACATTTTCGATCACTCCTGCTTTTCGGACTTTCCTCAGTATATCCTTTCTCTCCTCATCCCTCAATTATGCAATGGTCTTTCCATTCAAGTTGATGGAGGATCTGAATTTATGGCGGAATTTGAGGAAGCCTGTGAA contains these protein-coding regions:
- a CDS encoding IS5 family transposase; this translates as MSFLNREARERLKNSQLIQAFSLIDWESVKQNMGKLGRSGYGPNGYVPVNLLKALILQAWHSLSDEGLEEALRVRLDFMVITGLEKVPDHTTLCRFRNLLISQNLWEYLLAMINYQLEQKGLKVKESQGAIIDATLIESAARPRKEMEGMAVDREEDKEYAVEEQVTLSKDPDATWLKKGKRSYFGYKGFMVIDQEDGYIDQVHVTPAHVSEVRELEEVVKKRRDKRLYGDKGYASQGNKDLLRSKGIKNGLMEKAKRNKPLTHWQKVFNRMISKIRYRVEQGFGTLKRKFKFTRASYFTTPKVQGQMALKAIAFNLLKATNKVAYG